A DNA window from Hordeum vulgare subsp. vulgare chromosome 1H, MorexV3_pseudomolecules_assembly, whole genome shotgun sequence contains the following coding sequences:
- the LOC123424383 gene encoding phosphoglycerate mutase-like protein AT74H: protein MSSSPRETAAASQGEGGKESCPFCEMSKQHAAGCARRLPKRIILVRHGESQGNLDMSAYSTTPDYRIPLTPRGVEQARAAGRGILDVVSSGAPDANWKVYFYVSPYERTRATLRGIGAAFPRHRVIGAREECRVREQDFGNFQVEERMRAIKETRERFGRFFFRFPEGESAADVFDRVASFLESLWRDIDNGRLDPSTTCETNLVIVSHGLTSRVFMMKWFKWTVEQFERLNNFENCEFRVMQLGPGGEYSLLMHHTKEELEAWGLSPEMITDQQWRASANRRSWSEECSSFIATFFDNWNDPPEGEEETDDDRQQEGDAKIESLE, encoded by the exons ATGTCATCCTCACCACGcgagacggcggcggcgagccaaGGCGAAGGCGGCAAGGAGTCGTGCCCGTTCTGCGAGATGTCGAAGCAGCACGCGGCGGGGTGCGCGCGGCGGCTGCCGAAGCGGATCATCCTGGTGCGGCACGGCGAGAGCCAGGGGAACCTCGACATGTCGGCCTACTCCACCACGCCGGACTACCGCATCCCGCTGACGCCGCGCGGGGTCGAGCAGGCGCGCGCCGCCGGCCGGGGCATCCTCGACGTGGTCTCGTCCGGGGCCCCCGACGCCAACTGGAAGGTCTACTTCTACGTCTCCCCCTACGAGCGCACCCGGGCCACCCTGCGCGGGATCGGCGCCGCCTTCCCGCGCCACCGCGTCATCGGCGCCCGCGAGGAGTGCCGCGTCCGCGAGCAGGACTTCGGCAACTTCCAGGTCGAGGAGCGGATGCGCGCCATCAAGGAGACCCGCGAGCGCTTCGGCCGCTTCTTCTTCCGCTTCCCCGAGGGCGAGTCCGCCGCCGACGTCTTCGACCGCGTCGCCA GTTTCCTCGAGTCGCTGTGGAGGGACATCGACAACGGGAGGCTGGATCCCAGCACCACCTGCGAGACCAACCTGGTGATCGTCTCGCACGGCCTCACCTCGCGCGTCTTCATGATGAAGTGGTTCAAGTGGACCGTGGAGCAGTTCGAGCGCCTCAACAACTTCGAGAACTGCGAGTTCAGGGTGATGCAGCTCGGGCCCGGCGGCGAGTACAGCCTCCTCATGCACCACACCAAGGAGGAGCTCGAGGCCTGGGGCCTCTCGCCGGAGATGATCACCGACCAGCAGTGGCGCGCCTCCGCCAACCGACGCAGCTGGTCCGAGGAGTGCTCCTCCTTCATCGCCACCTTCTTCGACAACTGGAACGATccgccagagggggaggaggagacggacGACGACCGCCAGCAAGAAGGCGATGCCAAGATCGAGTCTCTGGAGTAA